In a genomic window of Nothobranchius furzeri strain GRZ-AD chromosome 14, NfurGRZ-RIMD1, whole genome shotgun sequence:
- the mmadhca gene encoding metabolism of cobalamin associated Da, with product MSSVMCGRSRLILSRAASCQNFASLRAARCRTFSAASSDGPYITVSHADSGPRTVWPDESMGPFGPQDQRFQLPGNVGFDCHLEGMGNQRKAPVHKTVPDVLSTPSSTERQQFVLAQFVNEFHGKLGPLSTRVHRAEQYFNPTDTDCSISSCPELIRKELEQMFPSAPAASITVVTVTQRSTRLENQDEDLLLHKFVSGAKEMCFALWTAGYWADFIDPATGAAFFASPLSPATLQPDVPLTHLGFHIEVSGSCTVIRHVLRGTSLFVGTVFTNAPTNSAAITRLQGQANALEEE from the exons ATGTCCAGT GTGATGTGTGGTCGCAGCAGGCTGATCCTGTCTCGAGCTGCTAGTTGTCAAAACTTTGCTTCTCTCAGGGCTGCGAGATGCAGAACATTTTCAGCTGCGAGCTCAGATGGGCCTTACATCACTGTGTCACACGCAGACTCTG GTCCGAGGACCGTGTGGCCAGATGAAAGCATGGGACCGTTCGGGCCTCAAGACCAGCGCTTTCAGTTGCCGGGTAACGTTGGGTTTGACTGCCACCTTGAAGGCATGGGGAACCAGAGGAAGGCTCCAGTCCACAAGACGGTACCTGATGTACTGTCGACTCCGAGCAGCACAGAGAGGCAACAGTTCGTTCTGGCCCAGTTCGTCAACGAGTTCCAT GGGAAACTGGGTCCTTTGTCCACCAGAGTCCACAGAGCTGAGCAGTACTTTAACCCCACAGACACAGACTGTTCCATTAGTTCCTGCCCAGAGCTGATCCGCAAAG AACTGGAGCAGATGTTCCCCTCGGCGCCGGCTGCCTCCATCACAGTGGTGACGGTCACGCAGAGGTCCACTCGGTTAGAGAACCAGGACGAAGACCTGCTGCTTCACAAA TTTGTGAGCGGCGCTAAGGAGATGTGTTtcgctctgtggacggccggctacTGGGCAGACTTCATCGACCCGGCAACAGGAGCCGCG TTCTTCGCGTCTCCGCTGAGTCCTGCTACGCTGCAACCCGACGTGCCGCTCACACATCTGGGCTTTCACATCGAGGTGTCGGGCTCCTGCACCGTCATCCGTCACGTCCTCAGAGGAACGTCTCTGTTCGTGGGGACCGTTTTCACCAACGCACCCACCAACAGCGCTGCCATCACCAGACTACAGGGACAGGCGAACGCTCTCGAGGAGGAGTGA